In uncultured Bacteroides sp., one genomic interval encodes:
- a CDS encoding nitrogenase component 1, translated as MLLKHTTDKEIDRKALTINPAKTCQPIGAMYAALGIHGCLPHSHGSQGCCSYHRSTLTRHFKEPVVAATSSFSEGSSVFGGSANLIQAIETMFTVYKPEVIAVHTTCLSETIGDDLTQIVSKAGEDGLIPEGKFVIYCNTPSYVGTHITGYSNQVAAMVKFFSTATPKKKNVVNMVAGWMEPSDMREIKRLAQVMEARTIMFPDMTGVLDTPLNGKYHMYPDGGTTIPELRATGDSKFTIGLGQYCTEDACIKLENKCKVKFEVVDIPIGLKATDRFLMSLSRHANLPIPDSITEERGQLIDLIADNAKYLYGKRVALWGDPDTLIPLTELLVSLDMRPVYIVSGTPGKPFDERMSEILKDIPEAKFMSGERADMFRLHQWIKQEGVDLLIGNTYGKYIARDEDTPFIRFGFPIADRSGHNYFPKTGYVGATNLVIQILNAFMDHQDRTCPEEKVEFQM; from the coding sequence GATGCTTGCCTCACAGTCACGGCTCGCAAGGCTGTTGTTCTTATCATAGAAGTACATTAACCCGCCATTTTAAAGAGCCGGTTGTAGCTGCAACCAGTTCTTTCTCGGAAGGTTCTTCAGTATTCGGTGGTTCGGCCAACCTGATACAAGCTATTGAAACGATGTTTACCGTTTATAAGCCCGAAGTTATTGCGGTTCACACAACTTGTCTTTCCGAAACAATTGGTGACGACCTTACTCAGATTGTTTCCAAGGCTGGTGAAGATGGACTTATTCCCGAAGGCAAATTTGTGATTTATTGCAATACACCATCATACGTTGGAACACATATCACCGGATATTCTAATCAGGTTGCAGCAATGGTAAAGTTCTTCTCTACTGCTACACCTAAGAAAAAAAACGTGGTGAACATGGTTGCCGGATGGATGGAACCTTCGGATATGAGAGAAATAAAAAGACTTGCTCAGGTTATGGAAGCAAGAACAATTATGTTCCCCGATATGACCGGCGTACTTGATACTCCTCTCAACGGTAAATATCACATGTATCCCGACGGAGGAACAACAATTCCGGAACTGAGAGCTACCGGTGATAGCAAATTTACAATCGGCCTTGGACAGTATTGCACAGAAGATGCTTGCATTAAACTTGAAAACAAATGTAAAGTTAAGTTTGAAGTGGTAGATATTCCTATTGGCTTAAAAGCAACAGACCGCTTCCTTATGTCACTTAGCCGTCATGCTAATCTTCCTATTCCTGATAGTATCACGGAAGAACGCGGACAATTAATCGACCTTATTGCCGACAATGCCAAATATCTTTATGGCAAACGCGTAGCATTATGGGGAGATCCGGATACATTGATTCCTCTTACTGAATTACTGGTGAGTCTGGATATGAGACCTGTTTATATTGTAAGTGGAACACCGGGAAAACCTTTCGATGAACGTATGTCTGAGATATTAAAAGATATTCCTGAAGCGAAGTTCATGAGCGGCGAACGTGCTGATATGTTCCGTCTTCATCAGTGGATTAAACAAGAAGGAGTTGATTTGCTTATAGGTAACACTTATGGTAAATACATTGCCAGAGATGAAGACACTCCGTTTATTCGTTTTGGTTTCCCTATTGCCGACCGTTCAGGACACAACTACTTCCCGAAAACCGGATATGTTGGTGCAACAAACCTGGTTATTCAGATTTTAAATGCTTTTATGGATCATCAGGATCGTACATGTCCTGAAGAAAAGGTTGAGTTCCAAATGTAA